In the Sphingobacterium sp. PCS056 genome, CTTAAATAAGCCTTATGTTTAATCGTATCCCACCCATGATTTGAAGTAATCTGACCCTCTACATCTGGTACTAATGTCACTTGTGCGGGTTTGTTGGCTAGGACGAGGTCAATAAATTTCTGTTCTTGACAATTGCCTTCGATGTTTAATTCTGTTTGAATATTGGCTTTCAAATCAAAAACATCTGTATAACGAATATGACGTTCGTCCGGTCTTGGATGAACAGTGATTCCATTTGCACCAAAGCGTTCGCAGGCTAAAGCTGCAGCTAATACATTTGGGTTGTTTCCTCCCCGTGAATTACGGAGAGTAGCTATTTTATTGATGTTTACAGATAGTGCGGTCATGTTTATTCCAATCTTTTAAGTAAAAATACAAAACTATTTGAATGCATGCTTATATTAACACTAATTTGCTTGATAAAGAGCATATTCTTTATTTGATTTTTTTTAACTTGCATCAATATGGAAGGATTTGATTATAGTCTGTTTAGAGGTTTCCGTTTATTGGATGTCATTGATATTATTTTAGTAGCGATTATTATTTACTATGTGTATAGTTTAATCCGTGGCACCATCGCTGTTAACATTTTAATTGGTGTTGCTTTATTTTACGGTATCTATATTATTGTTAAGCAAATGCACATGCGTTTGTTGACCGAGATATTTGGTGGATTTATTTCTGTGGGATCAATCGCTTTGATTGTGGTCTTTCAACAAGAAATCCGGCGATTCTTATTGCATATCGGAAAGAATATCTCGATGAAACGAAAGAAAATTTTATGGTCATTTTTGGTAAGTAAACGCACTGTTGCGAAAGATAATTCTGAACATCTTAAACCTATTATTGAATCTTGTCGTAGTATGTCGAAG is a window encoding:
- the cdaA gene encoding diadenylate cyclase CdaA, which codes for MEGFDYSLFRGFRLLDVIDIILVAIIIYYVYSLIRGTIAVNILIGVALFYGIYIIVKQMHMRLLTEIFGGFISVGSIALIVVFQQEIRRFLLHIGKNISMKRKKILWSFLVSKRTVAKDNSEHLKPIIESCRSMSKSRTGALLVFSKYFDEEYYQSSGEYIDAHISKRLIESIFNKNSPLHDGAVVVVDFKIMSASCILPLSDSEDLPLQFGLRHRAAIGVTEVSDAVAVIVSEETGEISFAKDGNVNMNITHEELAELLKEEL